A region from the Aeromicrobium choanae genome encodes:
- a CDS encoding FAD-dependent oxidoreductase — translation MTEDNRPLWLVPADVSGHDALPDDCDDLVVGAGVVGLTTALLLARAGRRVCVVEARYVGAGSTGHSSAKVSLLQGTRLSTLLEDHSRDVVQAYVDMNRAGFEWLVDFAEQHDVRIHRRTAATFAASPTETSRARAELVAATSVGLPVEWTEDPGLRVTTHGAVTLADQAQVDPGSLLAALAAELRANGGSLVEHARVLHVDWLGSPTAHVSGGRKVRAESLVVATGSPILDRSLAFSDLEPQRSYVVGYELPDPPQVMGLSTGSPSVSLRDALTEDGRPALLVGGFGHGVGRTESERDHVEMIRAWTAEHFPDAREVAAWSAQDYTTADGLPRFGRMPRGGDRIRFATGFAKWGFTNGTAAAIAIALDILGDRLPWVEEVVDHSSPLLSARGRAVMNAKVAKEVATGAARVIAASPRTLQPGEGDVHRDGVRVVAESRSEAGTCRVQGLCTHLGGVLRWNDHERSWDCPLHGSRFSPEGEVLNGPATKPLKRLDVQEEVEGKDDRLGG, via the coding sequence ATGACCGAAGACAACCGACCCCTGTGGCTGGTGCCCGCCGACGTGTCCGGCCACGACGCGCTTCCCGACGACTGTGACGACCTCGTGGTCGGCGCGGGCGTCGTCGGGCTGACCACCGCCCTCCTGCTGGCGCGCGCCGGCCGGAGGGTGTGCGTGGTCGAGGCCCGCTACGTCGGCGCCGGGTCCACCGGACACAGCTCGGCCAAGGTGTCGCTGCTGCAGGGCACGCGCCTGTCGACCCTGCTCGAGGACCACTCACGCGACGTCGTGCAGGCGTACGTCGACATGAACCGCGCCGGGTTCGAGTGGCTGGTCGACTTCGCCGAGCAGCACGACGTCCGGATCCACCGGCGGACGGCCGCGACCTTCGCCGCCAGCCCCACCGAGACGTCGCGCGCGCGAGCCGAGCTCGTCGCCGCGACGTCGGTGGGCCTGCCCGTCGAGTGGACCGAGGATCCGGGCCTCCGCGTGACCACGCACGGGGCCGTCACCCTCGCCGACCAGGCGCAGGTCGACCCCGGGTCGCTCCTCGCGGCCCTCGCCGCCGAGCTTCGGGCGAACGGCGGCTCGCTGGTGGAGCACGCCCGCGTCCTGCACGTCGACTGGCTCGGCTCGCCCACCGCCCACGTCAGCGGCGGCCGCAAGGTCCGTGCCGAGTCCCTCGTCGTCGCGACCGGCTCGCCGATCCTGGACCGCAGCCTGGCCTTCAGCGACCTCGAGCCGCAGCGCTCGTACGTGGTCGGCTACGAGCTGCCCGATCCGCCGCAGGTGATGGGGCTGTCGACGGGCTCGCCCTCGGTCTCGCTGCGCGACGCGCTGACCGAGGACGGACGCCCCGCGCTGCTCGTCGGCGGCTTCGGGCACGGCGTCGGGCGGACCGAGTCCGAGCGCGACCACGTCGAGATGATCCGCGCGTGGACGGCCGAGCACTTCCCCGACGCCCGCGAGGTCGCGGCGTGGTCGGCGCAGGACTACACGACGGCCGACGGGCTGCCGCGCTTCGGCAGGATGCCGCGCGGCGGCGACCGGATCCGCTTCGCGACCGGCTTCGCCAAATGGGGCTTCACCAACGGCACCGCCGCCGCGATCGCCATCGCCCTCGACATCCTCGGCGACCGGCTGCCGTGGGTGGAGGAGGTGGTCGACCACTCCTCTCCCCTGCTCTCGGCGCGCGGGCGGGCCGTGATGAACGCCAAGGTCGCCAAGGAGGTCGCGACCGGAGCCGCCCGGGTGATCGCCGCGTCCCCGAGGACCCTGCAGCCGGGTGAGGGCGACGTGCACCGCGACGGCGTCCGCGTCGTCGCGGAGTCGCGCTCGGAGGCCGGCACCTGTCGGGTGCAGGGACTCTGCACGCACCTCGGCGGGGTGCTGCGGTGGAACGACCACGAGCGCTCGTGGGACTGCCCGCTGCACGGGTCGCGGTTCTCCCCCGAGGGCGAGGTCCTCAACGGCCCCGCGACGAAGCCCCTCAAGCGTCTGGACGTCCAGGAGGAGGTCGAGGGGAAGGACGACCGGCTCGGTGGCTGA
- a CDS encoding acyl-CoA dehydrogenase family protein, whose product MAVDRLMSSDEANDLIALTRQIVDDQLRPRVDADERSGTFPRDIFRTLGRAGLLGLPYGEELGGGGQPYEVYLQVVEEIAIAWASVGVGTSVHALSCFGLDHAGTPEQKQRWLPDMLGGELLGAYCLSEAHAGSDPGAMRTTARRDGDDYVIRGAKAWTTHGGQADYYKVMARAEAGITCFLVPADTEGLTADVPEDKMGLMGSTTATMLFDDVRVPVERRLGDEGQGLAIALAGLDSGRLGIAAVATGVAQGALDAAVAYAKEREAFGVPIIDHQGLTFLLADMAAAVESARATYLAAARLRDLGRPFSRQAAIAKLVATDNAMRVTTDAVQVLGGAGYTKDFPVERYMRETKVMQIFEGTNQIQRLVIGRDLKKRG is encoded by the coding sequence GTGGCCGTGGATCGTCTGATGTCCAGCGACGAGGCGAACGATTTGATCGCCCTGACGCGCCAGATCGTGGACGACCAGCTGCGACCGCGTGTCGATGCTGACGAGCGGTCGGGCACCTTCCCGCGCGACATCTTCCGCACGCTGGGCCGCGCCGGCCTGCTGGGCCTGCCGTACGGCGAGGAGCTCGGTGGAGGCGGTCAGCCGTACGAGGTCTACCTGCAGGTCGTCGAGGAGATCGCGATCGCCTGGGCCAGTGTCGGCGTGGGCACGAGTGTGCACGCGCTGAGCTGCTTCGGCCTCGACCACGCGGGCACGCCCGAGCAGAAGCAGCGCTGGCTGCCGGACATGCTCGGTGGCGAGCTGCTGGGGGCGTACTGCCTGTCCGAGGCGCACGCCGGCTCCGATCCTGGCGCGATGCGCACCACCGCCCGCCGCGACGGCGACGACTACGTCATCCGCGGCGCGAAGGCCTGGACCACCCACGGTGGACAGGCCGACTACTACAAGGTGATGGCGCGCGCCGAAGCCGGCATCACCTGCTTCCTGGTTCCCGCCGACACCGAGGGCCTTACGGCCGACGTGCCCGAGGACAAGATGGGCCTGATGGGCTCGACCACCGCGACGATGCTGTTCGACGACGTCCGGGTGCCGGTGGAGCGACGCCTCGGCGACGAGGGTCAGGGGCTGGCGATCGCGCTGGCCGGGCTCGACTCGGGACGGCTCGGGATCGCCGCGGTCGCCACCGGCGTCGCGCAGGGCGCCCTCGACGCCGCGGTCGCCTACGCCAAGGAGCGCGAGGCCTTCGGCGTGCCGATCATCGACCACCAGGGCCTGACGTTCCTGCTGGCCGACATGGCGGCGGCTGTCGAGTCCGCGCGGGCCACCTACCTGGCGGCCGCGCGGCTGCGCGACCTCGGCCGCCCCTTCTCGCGGCAGGCCGCGATCGCGAAGCTCGTCGCCACCGACAACGCGATGAGGGTGACCACCGACGCCGTGCAGGTCCTCGGCGGCGCCGGCTACACGAAGGACTTCCCCGTCGAGCGGTACATGCGCGAGACGAAGGTGATGCAGATCTTCGAGGGCACCAACCAGATCCAGCGCCTCGTCATCGGGCGCGACCTCAAGAAGCGCGGCTGA
- a CDS encoding NAD(P)H-dependent flavin oxidoreductase yields MSLPTVLQNRLSLPVVASPMFIASGPELVIAQCKAGVVGSFPALNARPASLLGDWLDRIESELAGTDAAPFAVNQIVHRSNNRLDEDMATIVEHQVPIVITSLGARPEINEAVHSYGGIVLHDIINNRFAHKAIEKGADGLIAVAAGAGGHAGTLSPFALVQEIRQWFDGPLLLSGSIAHGRSVLAAQAAGADLAYVGSAFLATDEANVVDGYKQMIVESSADDIVYSDLFTGVHGNYLRGSIEAAGLDPRNLPAGDPSTMDFGSGGTTDAKAWKDIWGAGQGLGAVDATVPAAELVARLTREYDAAKRELLAAVPA; encoded by the coding sequence ATGTCCCTGCCCACCGTCCTGCAGAACCGGCTCTCGCTGCCCGTCGTGGCGTCCCCGATGTTCATCGCCTCGGGCCCCGAGCTCGTCATCGCCCAGTGCAAGGCCGGCGTGGTGGGCTCGTTCCCCGCGCTGAACGCGCGCCCCGCGTCGCTGCTGGGCGACTGGCTCGACCGCATCGAGTCCGAGCTCGCGGGCACCGACGCCGCGCCGTTCGCCGTGAACCAGATCGTGCACCGCTCGAACAACCGCCTCGACGAGGACATGGCCACGATCGTCGAGCACCAGGTGCCCATCGTGATCACGTCGCTCGGCGCTCGGCCCGAGATCAACGAGGCCGTCCACTCCTACGGCGGCATCGTGCTGCACGACATCATCAACAACCGCTTCGCGCACAAGGCCATCGAGAAGGGCGCCGACGGCCTCATCGCCGTGGCCGCCGGAGCCGGCGGTCACGCCGGCACCCTCTCCCCCTTCGCGCTCGTGCAGGAGATCCGCCAGTGGTTCGACGGCCCGCTGCTGCTCTCGGGCTCGATCGCGCACGGCCGCTCCGTGCTGGCCGCGCAGGCCGCCGGCGCCGACCTGGCCTACGTCGGCTCGGCCTTCCTGGCCACCGACGAGGCCAACGTCGTGGACGGCTACAAGCAGATGATCGTGGAGAGCTCGGCCGACGACATCGTCTACTCCGACCTGTTCACCGGCGTGCACGGGAACTACCTCCGGGGCAGCATCGAGGCCGCCGGCCTCGACCCGCGGAACCTGCCTGCGGGCGATCCCTCCACCATGGACTTCGGCTCCGGCGGCACCACGGACGCCAAGGCGTGGAAGGACATCTGGGGCGCCGGCCAGGGCCTGGGCGCCGTCGACG
- a CDS encoding CDGSH iron-sulfur domain-containing protein, whose protein sequence is MARKVDVSVVPNGPLLIRGDIGVHAPDGEVHRTERPVSAVCRCGKSASLPWCDATHQLIRTRFDEEGDRDE, encoded by the coding sequence ATGGCGCGCAAGGTCGACGTCAGCGTGGTCCCGAACGGGCCACTGCTGATCCGTGGGGACATCGGGGTCCACGCCCCGGACGGCGAGGTGCACCGCACCGAGCGGCCCGTCAGTGCCGTGTGCCGGTGCGGCAAGTCGGCGTCGCTGCCGTGGTGCGATGCGACGCACCAGCTGATCAGGACCAGGTTCGACGAGGAAGGAGATCGCGATGAGTGA
- a CDS encoding methyltransferase, with the protein MLQASEPQARTTTFGGRPIGHDERVLTPRPWTEAQSLWARELLDTVPAGPVLEVCAGAGHIGLLAVAGTGRHLVQVDADLHACVWASRNARVWGVDSDIRHGAMAEALMPDERFALVIADPPYLPSDGVSEFPEDPLTAIDGGSDGLDLARECLTVIGRHLVRGGAALLQLRDEAQGRELAVDAAACGLSIDESRQFDGGAVLLLRRTTEG; encoded by the coding sequence ATGCTCCAGGCCTCCGAGCCGCAGGCGCGGACGACGACCTTCGGCGGCCGGCCGATCGGCCACGACGAGCGCGTCCTGACGCCTCGCCCGTGGACCGAGGCCCAGTCGCTGTGGGCGCGGGAGCTGCTCGACACGGTGCCCGCGGGCCCGGTGCTCGAGGTGTGCGCGGGCGCCGGCCACATCGGCCTGCTCGCCGTGGCCGGCACCGGTCGTCACCTCGTGCAGGTGGACGCCGACCTGCACGCCTGCGTGTGGGCCTCGCGCAACGCCCGCGTGTGGGGCGTCGACTCCGACATCCGCCACGGCGCGATGGCCGAGGCCCTCATGCCCGACGAGCGGTTCGCGCTGGTCATCGCCGACCCGCCGTACCTCCCCTCGGACGGCGTGAGCGAGTTCCCCGAGGATCCACTCACCGCGATCGACGGGGGCTCCGACGGGCTCGACCTCGCTCGCGAGTGCCTGACGGTCATCGGGCGGCACCTCGTCCGTGGAGGTGCGGCCCTGCTCCAGCTGCGCGACGAGGCCCAGGGTCGCGAGCTCGCGGTCGACGCCGCGGCGTGTGGCCTGTCGATCGACGAGAGCCGACAGTTCGACGGCGGAGCGGTCCTGCTGCTGCGTCGCACGACGGAAGGATGA
- a CDS encoding GAF and ANTAR domain-containing protein — protein MTGRSQQPEPVPGIIDLPEKVSDLSRAGAAEATIASVLCHLQAAVGAEHGGALLLGPGNAIETATGSDDIVERADAIQADLGEGPDLTLLDGRESLLVPDTLSEARWPRWAEAVAALGLRSLISVRLSTRDRVLGSVNLYSRRPRAFADGDRELAESLARRAAVTVSASLTARDLPAAMDSHVLMGQAQGIVMERFDLTSDEAFAVLLQHSQRTDTKLRSVAQQVVDGYPIPVEPA, from the coding sequence GTGACCGGCCGATCGCAGCAGCCTGAGCCCGTCCCGGGAATCATCGACCTCCCGGAGAAGGTCTCCGACCTGTCACGGGCCGGGGCCGCGGAGGCCACGATCGCCTCGGTCCTGTGCCACCTCCAGGCCGCGGTGGGTGCCGAGCACGGCGGTGCCCTGCTCCTGGGTCCGGGGAACGCGATCGAGACGGCCACCGGCTCGGACGACATCGTCGAGCGAGCCGACGCGATCCAGGCGGACCTGGGAGAAGGTCCCGATCTCACGCTCCTCGACGGGCGCGAGTCGCTCCTGGTGCCCGACACCCTCAGTGAGGCACGGTGGCCGCGGTGGGCCGAGGCCGTCGCGGCGCTCGGGCTGCGCAGCCTCATCAGCGTGAGGCTTTCCACCCGCGACCGCGTGCTCGGCAGCGTCAACCTCTACTCCCGGCGCCCGCGCGCCTTCGCCGACGGCGACCGGGAGCTCGCGGAGAGCCTGGCACGCCGCGCGGCGGTCACGGTGTCCGCCTCGCTGACGGCGCGCGACCTGCCCGCCGCCATGGACTCGCACGTCCTGATGGGGCAGGCGCAGGGCATCGTGATGGAGCGCTTCGACCTCACGAGCGACGAGGCGTTCGCCGTGCTGCTGCAGCACTCGCAGCGCACGGACACGAAGCTGCGCTCGGTCGCCCAGCAGGTCGTGGACGGCTACCCGATCCCCGTCGAGCCTGCCTGA
- a CDS encoding cysteine hydrolase family protein, whose translation MRALVIIDLQEDFLDPPGLREQRSQIVRAVQSWTDWARDHDVPIVEVRTVLPEDKMTWALNMRDDDQPVALEGTKGAETLTELDLRPDLELTKRRDDAFHGTDLLERLRELGVDELVLAGVVTEACIAMTAATAYAHDFRVQIADGAVTSADEQAHVAALKWLREQYRQDVVSPEDLAD comes from the coding sequence ATGCGTGCTCTCGTGATCATCGACCTGCAGGAGGACTTCCTCGACCCCCCGGGCCTGCGCGAGCAGCGGTCCCAGATCGTCCGCGCCGTGCAGAGCTGGACGGACTGGGCGCGTGACCATGACGTGCCCATCGTGGAGGTCCGCACCGTGCTGCCCGAGGACAAGATGACCTGGGCACTCAACATGCGCGACGACGACCAGCCGGTCGCGCTCGAGGGCACGAAGGGCGCCGAGACGCTCACCGAGCTGGACCTGCGCCCGGACCTCGAGCTCACGAAGCGGCGCGACGACGCGTTCCACGGCACCGACCTGCTGGAGCGCCTGCGCGAGCTCGGCGTGGACGAGCTCGTCCTCGCCGGTGTGGTCACCGAGGCGTGCATCGCGATGACCGCCGCGACCGCCTACGCGCACGACTTCCGGGTGCAGATCGCCGACGGCGCGGTCACCTCGGCCGACGAGCAGGCCCACGTGGCCGCGTTGAAGTGGCTGCGCGAGCAGTACCGCCAGGACGTGGTCTCCCCCGAGGACCTCGCCGACTGA
- a CDS encoding sigma-70 family RNA polymerase sigma factor has protein sequence MAVLSEHPAGTSSEDLVLDHLSLASALAHRFTGRGVDTEDLVQVARLALVKAAGRYDPAQGPFPPYATATIQGELKRHFRDRAWMVRPPRRIQEIQALIVSEQLPELTSANLEEMAARIGVAPSDLRDATVARGCFQPESMDDVTHGRRELATTDDGLELVDEWLSVARCLRELNRDERELLHWRFVEGLTQQAIADRLGISQMQVSRRLAKVLSAVRRHPDVAAA, from the coding sequence ATGGCTGTGCTGTCCGAACACCCCGCCGGAACGAGTTCCGAGGACCTCGTCCTCGACCATCTCTCCCTCGCCAGCGCGTTGGCCCATCGCTTCACCGGCCGCGGTGTGGACACCGAGGACCTCGTGCAGGTCGCGCGCCTCGCTCTCGTGAAGGCCGCAGGCCGCTACGACCCTGCTCAGGGGCCGTTCCCGCCGTACGCCACCGCCACGATCCAGGGTGAGCTGAAGCGCCACTTCCGCGACCGGGCGTGGATGGTGCGCCCGCCCCGCCGCATCCAGGAGATCCAGGCCCTGATCGTCAGTGAACAGCTGCCCGAGCTCACGAGCGCGAACCTCGAGGAGATGGCCGCACGCATCGGGGTCGCTCCCTCGGACCTGCGCGACGCCACCGTCGCCCGCGGGTGCTTCCAGCCCGAGTCGATGGACGACGTCACGCATGGTCGTCGCGAGCTCGCGACGACCGATGACGGCCTCGAGCTCGTGGACGAATGGCTCAGCGTGGCGCGCTGCCTGCGCGAGCTGAACCGTGACGAGCGCGAGCTGTTGCACTGGCGCTTCGTGGAGGGACTGACGCAGCAGGCGATCGCCGATCGCCTCGGCATCAGCCAGATGCAGGTGTCACGTCGGCTCGCGAAGGTGCTGTCGGCAGTCCGCCGGCACCCGGATGTCGCCGCGGCATGA
- a CDS encoding iron-containing redox enzyme family protein encodes MPSAVLAGSRATTSTLPQPRGDLSAATVAALTGGMPWDRVPKVRPSSIEDGLLTVWIAHELHHRGFAEVEDAEWTPELIAVRNDVERDLEARLRERAEGRLPESADPDVLLDYVRADEGRSLAEFVQRAATADQVRELLWLRSIYHLKEADPTAWTVPRLPGPSRAALAELQYDEYGGGRPERLHAQLFADGMKALGLDTRENAAIDDVPVEVLEMNVTLTMFGLQRRLRGAAVGHLVAFEASSSGPSRRMSRGLRRLGLPEEMAAYYDEHVEADAVHEQTAARFIAGALVEAEPHLAEDVAFGVFTCLDQESRFAEAMFERWGV; translated from the coding sequence ATGCCATCAGCCGTCCTCGCCGGCAGCCGGGCGACGACCTCGACCCTGCCCCAGCCCCGTGGCGACCTGAGTGCCGCGACCGTCGCTGCCCTGACCGGGGGAATGCCGTGGGACCGCGTGCCGAAGGTCAGGCCCTCGAGCATCGAGGACGGACTCCTCACCGTGTGGATCGCGCACGAGCTGCACCATCGTGGCTTCGCCGAGGTGGAGGACGCCGAGTGGACGCCCGAGCTGATCGCGGTCCGCAATGACGTCGAGCGCGACCTCGAGGCGCGACTGCGCGAGCGCGCGGAGGGCAGGCTCCCCGAGTCCGCCGATCCGGACGTGCTGCTCGACTACGTGCGGGCCGACGAGGGCCGGTCGCTCGCGGAGTTCGTCCAGCGCGCCGCGACGGCCGATCAGGTCCGTGAGCTGTTGTGGTTGCGCTCGATCTACCACCTCAAGGAGGCCGACCCGACGGCGTGGACGGTGCCCCGGCTGCCGGGTCCCTCGCGCGCCGCGCTGGCCGAGCTGCAGTACGACGAGTACGGCGGCGGGCGACCCGAGCGCCTCCACGCGCAGCTGTTCGCCGACGGCATGAAGGCGCTCGGGCTCGACACGCGGGAGAACGCGGCGATCGACGACGTGCCGGTCGAGGTGCTGGAGATGAACGTGACCCTCACGATGTTCGGCCTCCAGCGCCGCCTGCGGGGCGCCGCCGTCGGTCACCTCGTGGCGTTCGAGGCCTCCAGCTCGGGACCGTCGCGGCGGATGTCGCGCGGCCTGCGCCGCCTCGGCCTCCCCGAGGAGATGGCGGCCTACTACGACGAGCACGTCGAGGCCGACGCCGTCCACGAGCAGACCGCGGCGCGCTTCATCGCCGGTGCGCTCGTCGAGGCGGAGCCGCACCTGGCCGAGGACGTCGCCTTCGGCGTGTTCACGTGCCTGGACCAGGAGAGCCGCTTCGCCGAGGCGATGTTCGAGAGGTGGGGTGTCTGA
- a CDS encoding SDR family NAD(P)-dependent oxidoreductase, translating into MDISGASAIVTGGASGIGAAVVRQLAAKGARVVVADLNDEAGRALANEVGGVFIHVDVTDTDQIQTAVAAAEELAPLRVLVNSAGIGWAQRTVGRDGQFESAHDLDAYKKVIAINLIGTFDAIRLAATAIGRTEPLESGERGAICNLASVAAFDGQIGQAAYSSSKGGVVGMTLPVARDLAAIGVRVNTVAPGLIDTPIYGEGEAAEQFKAKLGESVNFPKRLGQPDELASMVVECVTNSYMNGETVRVDGAIRMPPR; encoded by the coding sequence ATGGACATCAGTGGAGCATCAGCCATCGTCACCGGCGGAGCCTCGGGCATCGGCGCGGCCGTCGTCCGCCAGCTCGCCGCGAAGGGCGCCCGCGTGGTCGTCGCCGACCTCAACGACGAGGCCGGCCGGGCCCTCGCGAACGAGGTCGGGGGCGTCTTCATCCACGTCGACGTGACCGACACCGACCAGATCCAGACGGCGGTCGCCGCGGCCGAGGAGCTCGCGCCGCTGCGCGTCCTGGTGAACTCGGCCGGCATCGGCTGGGCCCAGCGCACGGTCGGTCGCGACGGGCAGTTCGAGTCGGCGCACGACCTCGACGCCTACAAGAAGGTCATCGCGATCAACCTGATCGGCACCTTCGACGCGATCCGTCTCGCCGCCACCGCGATCGGCCGCACCGAGCCGCTGGAGTCCGGCGAGCGCGGCGCGATCTGCAACTTGGCCTCCGTCGCGGCGTTCGACGGCCAGATCGGCCAGGCGGCGTACTCGTCGTCGAAGGGCGGCGTGGTGGGCATGACCCTTCCCGTGGCGCGCGACCTCGCGGCCATCGGCGTGCGCGTCAACACCGTGGCCCCGGGCCTCATCGACACCCCGATCTACGGCGAGGGCGAGGCGGCCGAGCAGTTCAAGGCCAAGCTCGGCGAGTCGGTAAACTTCCCCAAGCGCCTGGGACAGCCCGACGAGCTGGCCAGCATGGTCGTCGAGTGCGTCACGAACTCGTACATGAACGGGGAGACGGTCCGCGTCGACGGCGCGATCCGGATGCCCCCGCGCTGA
- a CDS encoding LLM class flavin-dependent oxidoreductase, with translation MHLPQIDFTATPLDGSHLAEVVDAARDLGFAALSANDHLTFPSPWADGLVLLAAAAARSGEMELVTSAALPVLRGARSFGAAMLTLERLAPGRVVAGVGPGSSRSDYALADVPWEERWTRFDAALGVLRAQLARHGSRAQVPLWVASWGSPAGIDRVARCGDGWLASAFHTTPSEFGRTRESLAQACHRLGRAEPPHALVTMWTWVTQDTRVAERVLASLLAPALARDPETLRGRVCVGPAETCAELLSEYAAQGCRRVHFWPVGDESRQLRRLAEDVLPHVVAAPPVSTG, from the coding sequence GTGCACCTCCCGCAGATCGACTTCACCGCGACGCCGTTGGACGGCTCCCACCTCGCGGAGGTGGTCGACGCCGCCCGCGACCTGGGGTTCGCCGCGCTGTCGGCCAACGACCACCTGACCTTCCCGAGCCCGTGGGCCGACGGGCTCGTGCTGCTGGCCGCCGCGGCCGCACGCTCGGGCGAGATGGAGCTCGTCACCAGCGCGGCGCTGCCCGTGCTGCGCGGCGCGCGCTCCTTCGGGGCGGCGATGCTGACCCTCGAGCGGCTCGCTCCGGGACGCGTCGTGGCGGGCGTCGGGCCAGGATCGTCGCGGTCGGACTACGCCCTCGCCGACGTCCCGTGGGAGGAGCGGTGGACACGGTTCGACGCGGCCCTCGGGGTGCTGAGGGCCCAGCTCGCCCGGCACGGGTCCCGGGCGCAGGTGCCCCTCTGGGTGGCCAGCTGGGGCTCGCCGGCCGGCATCGACCGGGTGGCCCGGTGCGGCGACGGCTGGCTGGCCTCGGCGTTCCACACCACCCCGTCGGAGTTCGGGCGCACCCGCGAGAGCCTGGCGCAGGCGTGCCACCGGCTCGGCCGCGCCGAGCCGCCTCACGCGCTCGTCACGATGTGGACCTGGGTCACGCAGGACACCCGGGTCGCCGAGCGGGTGCTGGCGAGCCTGCTGGCGCCCGCCCTCGCCCGCGACCCCGAGACGCTGCGCGGTCGGGTGTGCGTCGGCCCGGCCGAGACGTGCGCGGAGCTGCTGTCCGAGTACGCCGCGCAGGGCTGCCGACGCGTGCACTTCTGGCCCGTGGGCGACGAGTCGCGCCAGCTCCGACGGCTCGCCGAGGACGTCCTGCCGCACGTGGTGGCGGCGCCCCCGGTCTCAACCGGGTGA
- a CDS encoding SDR family oxidoreductase, with product MSEEQDGFPAQQQEPPGLTEPMEPRPDHGEESYVGSNRLEGRKALITGGDSGIGRAVAIAYAREGADVAFTYMPEEVEDARETSRLIEEAGRTSLPIEADLRDSATCDRVVAQAHDGLGGLDVLVNNAGFQMARDEGLEQMDDERIERTYTTNVFALLWLVRAALPHLGRGSSIINNSSIQAYEPSTSLLDYASTKAAINNLTVNLAAELGPRGIRVNAVAPGPIWTPLQPATQPEEKIEQFGSDTPLGRAGQPAELAGAFVFLASEREASYVSATVLGVTGGKPVF from the coding sequence ATGAGTGAGGAACAGGACGGATTCCCGGCACAGCAGCAGGAGCCCCCGGGACTGACCGAGCCGATGGAGCCCCGGCCGGACCACGGCGAGGAGAGCTACGTCGGGTCGAACCGGCTCGAGGGGCGCAAGGCGCTCATCACCGGCGGTGACTCCGGCATCGGCCGGGCGGTCGCCATCGCCTACGCCCGCGAGGGTGCCGACGTGGCGTTCACCTACATGCCCGAGGAGGTCGAGGACGCCCGCGAGACGTCGCGGCTGATCGAGGAGGCGGGACGCACGAGCCTGCCGATCGAGGCCGACCTGCGCGACAGCGCGACGTGCGACCGCGTGGTGGCGCAGGCCCACGACGGCCTGGGCGGACTCGACGTCCTGGTCAACAACGCCGGCTTCCAGATGGCCCGCGACGAGGGCCTCGAGCAGATGGACGACGAGCGGATCGAGCGCACGTACACGACGAACGTGTTCGCGCTGCTGTGGCTCGTCCGCGCCGCCCTGCCGCACCTCGGCCGCGGGTCGAGCATCATCAACAACTCGTCGATCCAGGCGTACGAGCCGTCGACGAGCCTGCTGGACTACGCGTCCACGAAGGCCGCGATCAACAACCTGACGGTGAACCTGGCGGCCGAGCTCGGTCCGCGGGGCATCCGGGTCAACGCGGTGGCGCCGGGCCCGATCTGGACTCCGCTGCAGCCCGCGACGCAGCCCGAGGAGAAGATCGAGCAGTTCGGCTCCGACACGCCGCTGGGCCGGGCCGGCCAGCCGGCCGAGCTCGCGGGTGCGTTCGTGTTCCTGGCGAGTGAGCGGGAGGCCAGCTACGTCTCGGCCACCGTCCTGGGCGTCACCGGCGGAAAGCCGGTCTTCTGA